The window ACATCAGTTTTGTAGTATTTGCTTCTTACTTTAATACGATGCTTATCCTCGGAGTTTACACaaatttaatacaaaaaaaaaagtcaagacaGTAAGAAATTATACCTTGATTTctaattctgctttcagaatggtaaaaaaaagttatatgaATTGAGAGTAACTTACCATAATGTgaatttttgcttttcccttctgaatGATAAACGTACCACCCATCCCAACTGGCTTTTCTCCATAGTGTTTCTCTAAAATTTGTCTTAGACAAGACACAAAGTTAAGCTCCCCAGTTCTTCCATTGGCTTTCACTTCAACAACCTGGAGGATAAAGTGatttcagcactgctgtctcCTACAGCAACAGTCTGCAAAGGTCTGTAAAAGCTTATAACCCAAGATTAGTTTTTCAAAGCATGAGTTTCCCCCAGAACTGCTGCTCCACATCCTTCCAGTGCTGGATCTAACTTTGtttctgactttctgttcaaCACTAGCTTTGCCTGTGAAGGGTACCGAGTCAGTTACTCACACATAAAACAATTGTATAGGTTAACTCCCTTCCATCCACTGGCTGGCTTCAGCTCTGTTATAATTTCTTGGAAAGAGAAGACTGCTCAGTTTCCATGCAATAATCTGGTTtttggctgctctgccagcactgctttgtgccAGCTGTGTTGAGGGTAAAGCTTCTACAAAGAAAAACCCTAAGATTTTGTAAATGGTTTCTGTGCACAAGTCAAACATTGTATAACAATAACCCTAAGTCACTGCATGTCTGGACTGGGTTTGAATGAATGATTTATGAGGGAAAAGTTTTACTAAACTATTACTTATTCCTCAACATTTTACACATCTCTCTGTATCCAGCAATTCTACTCATTCATCAGCCATGGCTTCTCACATTTGGATATTTCTTTCGTGGAATTGCTCTTTTACTATAATCACAGCAATGTGATTTAAGAATACTGAAAGATGAATTTCCCATCAGCCAAAAGGTTCTACAAGAGAAGTCACCTTTGATCCAAGTACGCACCTTACCAGGTTGGCCCTCGCTGGCATAAAGGTTGGCCAACAGCCCAAATTCACAGTCTGAGTATTTATTGCTATACTTTTCGAGCAGGCATCctttatctgcaggatttatcTGAGCAACGTAGCTCCCATTTATAGCaggctttttttcattcttagtTTGCACAACAGGGATAAGCTGAGACAAAGAACATGTAACAAATCACTAAGTAAGAGTCGGTATAATGAGTGTAACTAACATATATGCAGTTTAAGCTTCGGACTATGTGGTTTATGAGCTTTTGGCATGAAAAGTGTTTATTAAATGATCACTTTGTTGTAAGTAGGAAACATCGAGCATGATACCACTCTACTACTTTGATACTTCAATTAAATCATTGAGAACCATCACATTTATAGCTACTGACCTCAGCATTTACGCCAAGAACTCTAGAtgaagcagccccagctccaagAATGAAAGCTCCAGGAAGCTCTATGTCTTTTGCAACAGTATTTAGATCATAAACCTGCAAAAGAGATAGAGGTCTGATTGTGGTGTGGTGCTCTGGTTTGGGGTAGTCATTCTCAAATTGTCACTGTAACCCCTGGGTGCATTCACAACACTCTCATTAGTATTTCAGATAGTTAGGATGAACACAGCACCCACATCTAAACAATACAATATTTGATAGTAATAGAATGGATACATCCCTACCTGTTTTTCTGAAAGGGAAGGTCTGTGTGTACGTCCCCCTGCCATTCTACCCAAAAACTGAACTActgtttttattgaaaattatatttgcataaaataaaaaacacaacaaacaagaCAGATGGGGCTGGGTGTCAGAAAGGAGGCATGATATCCTTGGAAATGGACAGAAATGTCAATCTACAGTTGACTTGAAAACACAGATACAGCCAATTGTTACCAAGAAGCATGACTTGAAATCACTGACATACAACAAGCCATTTATAAACGTGCAGTCAAGCTCCTCGAGTTCCTTCCGTGGCTCCTGTCACAGATCATGTACTTTCAATATTGTCCAGTATTTGTGGGCAAGCGTAGATGAACCATCAGCCAGTATATGATGTTTTTGCTAAGATGTATAAGACTTCCTGACGTATACATCAGAATCAACCTTAAAAGACATGGAAAACTCTTCCACAAGTGTAGTCATACAGTATCTGTTAGTCCTgggttttgattttatttcaacaaGATACTGCTTTTCTATTAACGAATGAATTTAAACCCCAtagatacaggaaaaaaaaaaacaaaccaacaactcactttttctttctgtgcaagTGGTATGAGGTATGGAACACCTCCCACATCTGCTATTCTAGGCTTTCCACAGATTCCTGGAAGAATACAGCCAGTTAGCTTGGTACAGTGTTTTCCCTGACAATCTTAGATCAGCATGCAGCCTAACGCACCAAAGAACAGGTTCCTCAAACACACCTG of the Gallus gallus isolate bGalGal1 chromosome 1, bGalGal1.mat.broiler.GRCg7b, whole genome shotgun sequence genome contains:
- the C11orf54 gene encoding ester hydrolase C11orf54 homolog isoform X1, which produces MAKVEKFAFHVPSLEELAGVLQKGLKENFADAQVSVVDCPDLTQEPFNFPAKGICGKPRIADVGGVPYLIPLAQKEKVYDLNTVAKDIELPGAFILGAGAASSRVLGVNAELIPVVQTKNEKKPAINGSYVAQINPADKGCLLEKYSNKYSDCEFGLLANLYASEGQPGKVVEVKANGRTGELNFVSCLRQILEKHYGEKPVGMGGTFIIQKGKAKIHIMPPEFSACPLNTDEDVNNWLKFFEMKAPLICQPVIVSRDPGFDLRLEHTHCFSQHGEGGHYHTDTTPDAVQYRAYLVPAELLFRIDRPKETHSVGRD